The Methylobacterium currus genome contains a region encoding:
- a CDS encoding LysE family transporter produces the protein MSDADAWSALLGPLVTAYAPVLAVPGPNLLVVLRASVAAPGRGPLVAALGVACGAGLAAAFAGLGASLLPAGRLVTGLGTALFALLMLRAAYRLVSGRAGLPEDPARLVRGRDAGTFALGLGAAVTNPVSLAFFAGFFLAHPDRAAVPVAGAAVFCMAAAWFGLVGLVLARPSCRARLAGTGRLARLVLAALLVACAALAVGRALQT, from the coding sequence ATGTCCGACGCCGATGCGTGGTCCGCCCTGCTGGGGCCGCTCGTCACCGCCTATGCCCCGGTCCTCGCCGTGCCCGGGCCCAACCTGCTGGTGGTGCTACGCGCGAGCGTCGCGGCGCCCGGGCGCGGTCCGCTCGTCGCCGCCCTCGGGGTCGCCTGCGGGGCCGGGCTGGCGGCGGCCTTCGCCGGGCTCGGGGCTTCGCTCCTGCCGGCGGGGCGCCTCGTCACCGGCCTCGGTACCGCCTTGTTCGCGCTCCTGATGCTGCGCGCCGCCTATCGCCTGGTGAGCGGCCGGGCCGGCCTGCCGGAGGATCCGGCTCGGCTCGTGCGCGGGCGCGACGCCGGCACCTTCGCGCTCGGCCTCGGGGCGGCGGTGACCAACCCGGTCAGCCTCGCCTTCTTCGCCGGCTTCTTCCTGGCCCATCCGGACCGGGCGGCGGTGCCGGTGGCGGGGGCGGCGGTGTTCTGCATGGCGGCGGCATGGTTCGGCCTCGTCGGCCTCGTCCTCGCGCGGCCGTCCTGCCGGGCGCGTCTCGCCGGCACCGGGCGCCTCGCCCGCCTCGTTCTGGCGGCGCTCCTCGTCGCTTGCGCGGCGCTCGCGGTCGGGCGGGCGCTCCAGACGTGA
- a CDS encoding FUSC family protein yields MASLPGSLSDRLRRWFDRQRPRLTQGLRMTAASLATYGLAEAFGLPQGYWAVITALIVTQSSVGGSLKAALDRFLGSVLGACYGGVVAFAIPHHGGASTFAALFVAVAPLTFAAAVSAGFRIAPITAIIVLLSTTGSTLGPLAFALDRILEIGLGCVVGLAVSLLVAPARAARAVTGQAARLARLLADQLEALARLDAEETPEAKALPPTVRRSLARLETLAGEAARERRSRLSAAPDPDPLLRTLMRLRHDLVLLRRAISEADVEVLRAHLAEPWGTAARAAAARLRDLADALGTGRRPAGDDAALAAAIAGYRDAIDGMRRRQVTRTLSTDGVGRIFWLAFSLEQMRRNLDDLAARATDFSGPETGGEA; encoded by the coding sequence ATGGCTTCACTTCCGGGCAGCCTCTCCGACCGCCTGCGGCGCTGGTTCGACCGGCAGCGGCCGCGCCTGACGCAGGGCTTGCGGATGACGGCCGCGAGCCTCGCGACCTACGGGCTGGCCGAGGCGTTCGGGCTGCCGCAGGGCTACTGGGCGGTCATCACCGCGCTCATCGTCACCCAGAGCAGCGTCGGCGGCTCGCTCAAGGCGGCGCTCGACCGGTTCCTCGGCTCGGTGCTGGGCGCCTGCTACGGCGGCGTGGTCGCCTTCGCGATCCCGCATCACGGCGGCGCCTCGACCTTCGCGGCGCTGTTCGTCGCGGTGGCGCCCCTCACCTTCGCGGCGGCGGTCTCGGCAGGCTTCCGGATCGCGCCGATCACCGCCATCATCGTGCTGCTCTCCACCACCGGCTCGACCCTCGGACCTCTCGCCTTCGCCCTCGACCGGATCCTGGAGATCGGGCTCGGCTGCGTCGTGGGTCTCGCCGTCTCGCTCCTCGTGGCGCCGGCCCGGGCCGCCCGGGCGGTGACGGGTCAGGCCGCGCGCCTCGCGCGCCTCCTCGCCGACCAGCTCGAGGCGCTCGCGCGCCTCGACGCGGAGGAGACGCCGGAGGCCAAGGCCCTGCCGCCGACGGTGCGCCGGAGCCTCGCGCGGCTGGAGACCCTGGCGGGCGAGGCTGCCCGGGAGCGCCGCAGCCGGCTCTCGGCCGCCCCCGACCCGGACCCGCTGCTGCGCACCCTGATGCGCCTGCGCCACGACCTCGTTCTCCTGCGCCGCGCCATCTCGGAGGCCGACGTGGAGGTGCTGCGGGCCCATCTGGCGGAGCCCTGGGGCACGGCCGCCCGGGCGGCGGCCGCGCGCCTGCGGGACCTCGCCGACGCGCTCGGCACGGGGCGGCGCCCTGCCGGGGACGACGCGGCCCTGGCGGCGGCGATCGCCGGCTATCGTGACGCCATCGACGGGATGCGCCGGCGCCAGGTGACCCGGACCCTGTCCACCGACGGCGTCGGCCGCATCTTCTGGCTCGCCTTCAGCCTGGAACAGATGCGGCGCAACCTCGACGACCTCGCCGCGCGGGCGACGGACTTCTCCGGGCCCGAGACCGGCGGCGAGGCGTGA
- a CDS encoding transporter substrate-binding domain-containing protein: MRKIVGVMGVLAALAALPAEGRPLSAIQQDGTLRVGLTGDYAPYSLRQPDGSIKGADVVMAGDLAKALGVKVEIVPTTWKTLKDDLLSDRYDVAMGGVSVTPDRAAVADFSIPVLTDGKRPIVRCAEKDRYVSIKDIDKPEVRVVVNPGGTNQRFADANFPHASVRVFPDNRAIFKEVAEGRADLMVTDGAEVDYQSRLNAGVLCPAAVTGTFDKADKAFWMTRDPALKAAVDGWLSKTLKSGAYGKALAKAAE, translated from the coding sequence ATGCGCAAGATCGTGGGGGTAATGGGCGTTCTGGCCGCGCTGGCGGCTTTGCCGGCGGAGGGGCGGCCGTTATCCGCGATTCAGCAGGACGGCACGCTGCGGGTCGGGCTGACCGGCGACTACGCACCTTACTCCTTGCGCCAGCCCGACGGCAGCATCAAGGGCGCCGACGTCGTGATGGCGGGCGACCTCGCCAAGGCCCTCGGCGTCAAGGTCGAGATCGTGCCGACGACCTGGAAGACCCTGAAGGACGATCTGCTCTCCGACCGCTACGACGTCGCCATGGGGGGCGTCAGCGTGACCCCGGACCGGGCGGCGGTGGCCGACTTCTCGATTCCGGTGCTGACCGACGGCAAACGCCCGATCGTGCGCTGCGCTGAAAAGGACCGCTACGTCTCGATCAAGGACATCGACAAGCCGGAGGTCCGGGTCGTGGTCAATCCCGGCGGCACCAACCAGCGCTTCGCCGATGCCAACTTTCCGCACGCCTCGGTGCGGGTGTTTCCGGACAACCGCGCGATCTTCAAGGAGGTGGCCGAGGGTCGCGCGGACCTGATGGTGACCGATGGCGCCGAGGTCGATTACCAGTCCCGGCTCAATGCCGGCGTGCTCTGCCCTGCCGCCGTGACCGGCACCTTCGACAAGGCCGACAAGGCGTTCTGGATGACCCGCGACCCGGCCCTGAAGGCGGCGGTCGACGGGTGGCTGTCGAAGACGCTGAAGAGCGGCGCCTACGGCAAGGCGCTGGCCAAGGCGGCGGAGTAG
- a CDS encoding TRAP transporter large permease subunit, which translates to MHVDIATETPALPAASAKRAWARTLDDTLGWLIEIPAALLVVAEVVVLLAGVVSRYVFHAPIVWSDELASILFLWLAMLGSVVAYRRAEHMRMTALVSMASVKTQAFLEAVALAAGLAFVLMLLHPAYEFAAEEVFVQTPALEITNAWRAAALPVGFALMLVVATLRLIECADWRHAVGAVALTGLIIAALMLAEPTLRTLGNWNLLIFFVLGVGALVFTGVPIAFAFGLATFGYLMLTTRAPAMVVVGRMDEGMSHLILLAVPLFVFLGLLIEMTGMAKAMVGFLASLLGHVRGGLHYVLVGAMYLVSGISGSKAADMAAVAPVLFPEMKKRGAKEGDLVALLAATGAQTETIPPSLVLITIGSVTGVSITALFTGGLLPGVVLGITLCTLVWWRYRGEDLRHVKRAGKGEIGKALVIAFPALALPFVIRAAVVEGVATATEVSTIGIVYAILAGLLIYRQFDWRRVYPMLVSTASLSGAILLIIGAATGMAWALTQSGFSQSLAVMMKSLPGGARGFLVVSAVAFVILGSVLEGIPAIVLFGPLLFPIARQVGVHEVHYAMVVILAMGVGLFAPPFGVGYYAACAISRIHPDAGIRPIVGYMLALLVGLAVVILVPWISIGFLG; encoded by the coding sequence ATGCATGTCGACATCGCGACGGAGACGCCTGCCTTGCCGGCGGCGTCCGCCAAGCGCGCCTGGGCGCGCACGCTCGACGACACGCTCGGCTGGCTGATCGAGATCCCGGCCGCCCTCCTGGTGGTGGCCGAGGTCGTGGTGCTGCTCGCCGGCGTGGTCAGCCGCTACGTCTTCCACGCCCCCATCGTCTGGTCGGACGAGCTCGCCTCGATCCTGTTCCTCTGGCTTGCCATGCTGGGCTCGGTCGTCGCCTATCGCCGCGCCGAGCACATGCGGATGACGGCGCTCGTCAGCATGGCCTCGGTGAAGACCCAGGCCTTCCTGGAGGCGGTGGCGCTCGCCGCCGGCCTCGCCTTCGTGCTGATGCTGCTGCATCCGGCCTACGAGTTCGCCGCGGAGGAGGTCTTCGTCCAGACGCCGGCGCTCGAGATCACCAATGCCTGGCGCGCCGCCGCCCTGCCGGTCGGCTTCGCCCTGATGCTGGTCGTGGCCACCCTGCGCCTGATCGAATGCGCCGACTGGCGCCACGCGGTCGGCGCGGTCGCGCTCACCGGCCTCATCATCGCCGCCCTGATGCTGGCCGAGCCGACCCTGCGCACCCTCGGCAACTGGAACCTGCTGATCTTCTTCGTGCTGGGCGTCGGCGCGCTCGTCTTCACCGGCGTGCCGATCGCCTTCGCGTTCGGGCTCGCCACCTTCGGCTACCTGATGCTGACGACGCGGGCCCCCGCCATGGTGGTGGTCGGGCGCATGGACGAGGGGATGAGCCACCTCATCCTGCTCGCCGTGCCGCTCTTCGTGTTCCTCGGCCTGCTGATCGAGATGACCGGCATGGCCAAGGCCATGGTGGGCTTCCTGGCGAGCCTGCTCGGCCATGTCCGCGGCGGCCTGCACTACGTGCTCGTCGGCGCGATGTACCTCGTCTCGGGCATCTCGGGGTCCAAGGCTGCCGACATGGCGGCGGTGGCCCCGGTGCTCTTCCCCGAGATGAAGAAGCGCGGCGCCAAGGAGGGCGACCTCGTCGCGCTGCTCGCGGCCACCGGCGCGCAGACCGAGACCATCCCGCCCTCGCTGGTGCTCATCACCATCGGGTCGGTCACCGGCGTGTCGATCACCGCGCTCTTCACCGGCGGCCTGCTGCCCGGCGTGGTGCTCGGCATCACGCTCTGCACGCTGGTCTGGTGGCGCTACCGCGGCGAGGATCTCCGTCACGTCAAGCGCGCCGGCAAGGGCGAGATCGGCAAGGCGCTCGTCATCGCCTTTCCGGCCCTGGCGCTGCCCTTCGTCATCCGCGCCGCGGTGGTCGAGGGCGTGGCGACCGCAACGGAAGTCTCGACCATCGGCATCGTGTACGCGATCCTCGCCGGCCTCCTGATCTACCGCCAGTTCGACTGGCGCCGGGTCTACCCGATGCTGGTCTCGACCGCCTCCTTGTCGGGCGCGATCCTGCTGATCATCGGGGCGGCGACCGGCATGGCCTGGGCCCTGACCCAGTCGGGCTTCTCGCAGAGCCTGGCCGTGATGATGAAGAGCCTGCCCGGCGGGGCGCGCGGCTTCCTGGTCGTCTCGGCGGTGGCCTTCGTGATCCTCGGCTCGGTGCTGGAAGGCATCCCGGCGATCGTGCTGTTCGGCCCGCTGCTCTTCCCGATCGCCCGCCAGGTCGGAGTGCACGAGGTGCACTACGCGATGGTGGTGATCCTGGCGATGGGCGTCGGCCTGTTCGCGCCGCCCTTCGGCGTCGGGTACTACGCCGCCTGCGCGATCAGCCGGATCCATCCGGATGCGGGCATCCGGCCGATCGTCGGCTACATGCTGGCGCTGCTCGTCGGCCTCGCGGTGGTGATCCTGGTGCCGTGGATCTCGATCGGGTTCCTGGGCTGA
- a CDS encoding TRAP transporter substrate-binding protein, whose translation MSHTLSRRTLIAGAAAFPLATIFTRPVRAAEFEYKLATGQDPTHPVNTRAQEALARIREASNGRLDIKLFPANQLGSDTDLLSQVRNGSVEFFNLSTSILSTFVAAAALPNTGFAFKDYDDVWKAMDGGLGTYVREQIAKTPIQTVSKVWDNGFRHITSSTREIKVPEDLKGFKIRVPPSPMLTSLFKALDAGAAPLNFNELYSALQTKIFEGQENPLAITATTRLYEVQKSCSLTGHVWDGYWILGNKKAWQRLPEDLRAIVTRELDRSADDQRADIVKLSSSLRQDLGSKGITFVEVDRQKFRDALGRTTFYKDWKNKYGDAAWEHLEAVSGKLA comes from the coding sequence ATGAGCCACACCCTCTCCCGCCGAACGCTCATCGCCGGCGCAGCCGCATTCCCGCTCGCCACGATCTTCACCCGGCCGGTGCGCGCCGCCGAGTTCGAGTACAAGCTCGCCACCGGCCAGGACCCGACCCACCCGGTCAACACCCGCGCCCAGGAAGCGCTCGCCCGCATCCGCGAGGCCTCGAACGGGCGGCTCGACATCAAGCTCTTCCCGGCCAACCAGCTCGGCTCCGACACCGACCTGCTGTCGCAGGTGCGCAACGGCAGCGTCGAGTTCTTCAATCTCTCGACCTCGATCCTCTCGACCTTCGTCGCCGCCGCGGCGCTGCCGAATACCGGCTTTGCGTTCAAGGATTACGACGACGTGTGGAAGGCCATGGATGGCGGTCTCGGCACGTATGTCCGCGAGCAGATCGCCAAGACGCCGATCCAGACCGTCTCGAAGGTGTGGGACAACGGTTTTCGCCACATCACCTCCTCGACCCGCGAGATCAAGGTTCCTGAAGACCTCAAGGGCTTCAAGATCCGCGTACCGCCGTCGCCGATGCTGACCTCGCTGTTCAAGGCGCTCGATGCCGGCGCCGCGCCGCTCAACTTCAACGAGCTGTATTCGGCGCTGCAGACCAAGATCTTCGAGGGCCAGGAGAACCCGCTCGCCATCACGGCGACGACCCGGCTCTACGAGGTTCAGAAGAGCTGCAGCCTCACCGGCCACGTCTGGGACGGCTACTGGATCCTCGGCAACAAGAAGGCCTGGCAGCGCCTGCCCGAGGACCTGCGCGCCATCGTCACTCGCGAGCTCGACCGCTCGGCCGACGACCAGCGCGCCGACATCGTCAAGCTCAGCTCCTCCCTCCGCCAGGATCTCGGATCCAAGGGAATCACCTTCGTCGAGGTCGACCGCCAGAAATTTCGCGATGCGCTCGGCCGCACGACATTCTACAAGGACTGGAAGAACAAGTACGGCGACGCGGCTTGGGAGCACCTCGAGGCCGTCTCCGGCAAATTGGCCTGA
- a CDS encoding NAD(P)-dependent oxidoreductase: protein MSAMSPVAFVGLGSMGLPMARNLVRHGFPVRGFDVRAEGRSAFATAGGTPADTIAAASEGAGALVLMVVNADQAESILFGEGALERLGPDAAVVLMATCPPAAVAALARRVTATGRAFVDAPVSGGVVGAEAGTLTIMAAAPADVIAGVRPLLEAMGDKVFHVGPEPGQGATMKAVNQLLCGVNLAAAAEALSLAAKVGIDGATALEIVSGSSASSWMLRDRGPRMLEETPRVTSAVDIFVKDLGIVLEAGRSEKAALPLAALAHQLFLAASSRGAGAEDDSQVIGSYRALNGK from the coding sequence GTGAGCGCAATGTCCCCCGTCGCCTTCGTGGGCTTGGGCTCGATGGGCCTGCCGATGGCCCGCAACCTCGTGCGGCACGGTTTTCCCGTGCGCGGCTTCGACGTGCGGGCGGAAGGGCGCAGCGCCTTCGCGACTGCCGGCGGCACCCCCGCCGACACGATCGCGGCAGCGTCCGAGGGCGCCGGCGCCCTGGTGCTGATGGTGGTCAACGCCGATCAGGCGGAGAGCATCCTGTTCGGCGAGGGCGCCCTGGAGCGCTTGGGCCCGGACGCGGCAGTGGTCCTGATGGCGACCTGCCCGCCGGCCGCCGTCGCGGCGCTGGCCAGGCGGGTGACGGCGACCGGCCGGGCCTTCGTCGATGCGCCGGTCTCCGGCGGAGTCGTCGGTGCCGAGGCCGGGACCCTCACCATCATGGCGGCGGCCCCCGCCGACGTGATCGCCGGGGTGCGGCCGCTGCTGGAGGCGATGGGCGACAAGGTGTTCCATGTCGGGCCCGAGCCCGGCCAGGGCGCCACCATGAAGGCGGTCAACCAGCTCCTGTGCGGGGTCAATCTCGCGGCGGCGGCGGAAGCCCTGTCGCTCGCGGCGAAGGTCGGGATCGACGGCGCGACCGCGCTCGAGATCGTCTCGGGCTCCTCGGCATCCAGCTGGATGCTGCGCGACCGCGGTCCCCGGATGCTGGAGGAGACCCCGCGGGTCACCAGCGCCGTCGACATCTTCGTCAAGGATCTCGGCATCGTGCTCGAGGCCGGCCGCAGCGAGAAGGCGGCCCTGCCCCTCGCAGCCCTCGCCCACCAGCTCTTTCTCGCGGCGTCGAGCCGTGGGGCGGGCGCGGAGGACGACAGCCAGGTGATCGGGTCCTACCGCGCACTGAACGGCAAGTAA
- a CDS encoding transketolase family protein, with the protein MRRSKYTRPAWLSEANTGERLTTSAMIASLAGPDQRTAPAPFGHALAKLAEERPEIVGLTADLGKYTDLHIFAQKHPERFYQMGMAEQLLISAAAGMAREGFQPFATTYAVFAARRAYDFICMAIAEENLDVKIVCALPGLTTGYGPSHQATEDIAIFRGLPNMTILDPCDAHEIAQAVPAIADHKGPVYMRLLRGNVPLVLDEYGYKFELGKAKTIRDGNDVLIISTGLMTMRALEAAEALRGDKIDVSVLHVPTIKPLDTETILREAGKGGRLVVVAENHTVVGGLGEAVAGLLLRSGTVPKAFRQVGLPDEFLDAGALPTLHDRYGISTSAMVRSIREWL; encoded by the coding sequence ATGAGACGCTCGAAGTACACGCGCCCGGCCTGGCTCTCCGAGGCCAACACGGGTGAACGGCTCACCACCTCGGCGATGATCGCCTCGCTGGCCGGCCCCGACCAGCGCACCGCGCCGGCCCCCTTCGGCCATGCGCTGGCCAAGCTCGCCGAGGAGCGGCCCGAGATCGTCGGGCTGACCGCCGACCTCGGCAAGTACACCGACCTGCACATCTTCGCCCAGAAGCACCCCGAGCGCTTCTACCAGATGGGCATGGCCGAGCAGCTGCTGATCAGTGCTGCCGCCGGCATGGCGCGCGAGGGCTTCCAGCCCTTCGCCACCACCTACGCGGTGTTCGCGGCGCGGCGGGCCTATGACTTCATCTGCATGGCGATCGCGGAGGAGAATCTCGACGTCAAGATCGTCTGCGCGCTGCCCGGCCTCACCACCGGCTACGGCCCGAGCCATCAGGCGACGGAGGACATCGCGATCTTCCGCGGCCTGCCCAACATGACGATCCTCGACCCCTGCGACGCGCACGAGATCGCCCAGGCCGTGCCGGCCATCGCCGATCACAAGGGGCCGGTCTACATGCGGCTCCTGCGCGGCAACGTGCCCCTCGTGCTCGACGAGTACGGCTACAAATTCGAGCTTGGGAAAGCGAAGACGATCCGCGACGGCAACGACGTCCTCATCATCTCGACCGGCCTGATGACCATGCGGGCCCTTGAGGCGGCGGAGGCCCTGCGGGGCGACAAGATCGACGTCTCGGTGCTGCACGTGCCGACGATCAAGCCGCTCGACACGGAGACGATCCTGCGCGAGGCCGGCAAGGGCGGGCGCCTGGTCGTGGTGGCGGAGAACCACACGGTCGTCGGGGGCCTGGGCGAGGCGGTGGCGGGGCTGCTCCTGCGCTCCGGCACGGTGCCGAAGGCGTTCCGCCAGGTCGGCCTGCCGGACGAGTTCCTGGATGCCGGCGCCCTGCCGACCCTGCACGACCGCTACGGCATCTCGACGAGCGCCATGGTGCGGAGCATCCGCGAATGGCTGTGA
- a CDS encoding transketolase, which yields MPTVESPPRQNSPSLAERAYRIRRNALLMGEVQGQGYIAQALGIADVLAVSYFHAMRYRPDEPEWEGRDRFLLSIGHYAIALYAALLEAGILPEDELTSYGADDSRLPMSGMAAYTPGMEITGGSLGHGLALAVGFCLGLKRKKSDSFVYCLISDGELGEGSIWEGAWSASHWKLDNLIAIVDVNNQQADGPASQVTGFEPAASRFEAFGWHVQRVDGNDIDALVRAFDQARACTEPKPRIIICDTKMAKGIPFLEARERNHFLRVEPQEWQDAIHILDAGRPA from the coding sequence ATGCCGACCGTCGAATCGCCTCCCCGGCAGAACAGCCCCTCGCTCGCCGAGCGGGCCTACCGCATCCGCCGCAACGCCCTGCTGATGGGCGAGGTCCAGGGCCAGGGCTACATCGCCCAGGCCCTCGGCATCGCCGACGTGCTGGCGGTGTCGTACTTCCACGCCATGCGCTACCGGCCGGACGAGCCGGAATGGGAGGGGCGCGACCGCTTCCTGCTCTCGATCGGCCACTATGCCATCGCGCTCTACGCCGCGCTGCTCGAGGCCGGGATCCTGCCGGAGGACGAGCTGACGAGCTACGGGGCCGACGACAGCCGGCTGCCGATGTCCGGCATGGCCGCCTACACTCCCGGGATGGAGATCACCGGCGGCTCGCTCGGCCACGGCCTCGCGCTCGCGGTCGGCTTCTGCCTCGGCCTCAAGCGCAAGAAGTCCGACTCGTTCGTCTACTGCCTGATCTCCGACGGCGAGCTCGGCGAGGGCTCGATCTGGGAGGGCGCCTGGTCGGCGAGCCACTGGAAGCTCGACAACCTGATCGCCATCGTCGACGTCAACAACCAGCAGGCCGACGGCCCGGCCTCGCAGGTCACCGGCTTCGAGCCGGCGGCCTCCCGCTTCGAGGCCTTCGGCTGGCACGTCCAGCGGGTCGACGGCAACGACATCGACGCCCTGGTCCGGGCCTTCGACCAGGCCCGGGCCTGCACTGAGCCGAAGCCGCGCATCATCATCTGCGACACCAAGATGGCGAAGGGCATTCCCTTCCTGGAGGCGCGCGAGCGCAATCACTTCCTGCGGGTGGAGCCGCAGGAATGGCAGGACGCGATTCACATCCTGGATGCCGGGAGGCCCGCATGA
- a CDS encoding SDR family NAD(P)-dependent oxidoreductase has translation MLLTDKVCLITGAASLRGIGRATAKLFAQHGAKVVILDLDAGQAEEAARAIGEGHVGLACNVTDKAACQAAADEVVSRFGRIDVLVNNAGITQPLKFMEIEPGNYDAVLDVNLRGTLYMSQAVVPQMRRQKSGSIVCMSSVSAQRGGGIFGGPHYSAAKGGVLGLGKAMARELGPDTVRVNSITPGLIQTDITGGKLTDELKVEIAKGIPLGRLGVADDVANACLFLASDLSSYITGAVIDVNGGMLIH, from the coding sequence ATGCTGCTGACCGACAAGGTGTGCCTGATCACCGGCGCCGCATCGCTGCGGGGGATCGGCCGCGCCACCGCGAAGCTCTTCGCCCAGCATGGCGCCAAGGTGGTGATCCTCGATCTCGATGCCGGCCAGGCCGAAGAGGCCGCCCGCGCGATCGGCGAGGGCCATGTCGGCCTCGCCTGCAACGTCACCGACAAGGCCGCCTGCCAGGCCGCCGCCGACGAGGTGGTCTCCCGGTTCGGTCGCATCGACGTGCTGGTCAACAATGCCGGCATCACCCAGCCGCTGAAGTTCATGGAGATCGAGCCCGGCAACTACGACGCGGTGCTCGACGTGAACCTGCGCGGGACGCTCTACATGAGCCAGGCGGTGGTGCCGCAGATGCGCCGGCAGAAATCCGGGTCGATCGTCTGCATGTCGTCGGTCTCGGCGCAGCGCGGCGGCGGCATCTTCGGCGGGCCGCATTACAGCGCCGCCAAGGGCGGCGTGCTGGGCCTCGGCAAGGCGATGGCCCGCGAGCTCGGCCCCGACACGGTGCGGGTCAACAGCATCACCCCGGGCCTGATCCAGACCGACATCACCGGCGGCAAGCTCACCGACGAGCTGAAGGTCGAGATCGCCAAGGGCATCCCGCTCGGCCGCCTCGGCGTCGCCGACGACGTCGCCAATGCCTGCCTGTTCCTGGCTTCCGACCTTTCCTCCTACATCACCGGCGCCGTCATCGACGTGAACGGCGGCATGCTGATCCACTGA
- a CDS encoding peroxiredoxin, whose protein sequence is MTIQVGDHLPQATFRVMGPDGPVPKTTDDVFKGRRVVLVAVPGAFTPTCHRNHLPGYVTRRGDILARGIDAITVTSVNDVFVLDAWSKSAGAEGIEFLADGNGDFAKALGLDMDGTGFGLGVRSKRYAMVVEDGVVRVLNVEDAPSKADLSGAETLLKAL, encoded by the coding sequence ATGACGATCCAGGTCGGCGATCACCTGCCCCAGGCGACTTTCCGTGTCATGGGCCCCGATGGCCCCGTGCCCAAGACCACCGACGACGTGTTCAAGGGCCGCCGCGTGGTGCTGGTGGCGGTGCCGGGCGCCTTCACGCCGACCTGCCACCGCAACCACCTGCCCGGCTACGTCACCCGGCGCGGCGACATCCTGGCCCGTGGCATCGACGCGATCACGGTGACCTCGGTCAACGACGTGTTCGTGCTCGACGCCTGGTCGAAATCGGCCGGCGCCGAGGGCATCGAGTTCCTGGCCGACGGCAACGGCGACTTCGCCAAGGCGCTGGGCCTCGACATGGACGGCACCGGCTTCGGCCTCGGCGTGCGCTCGAAGCGCTACGCCATGGTGGTCGAGGACGGCGTGGTGCGCGTCCTCAACGTCGAGGACGCGCCGTCGAAGGCGGACCTGTCCGGAGCGGAGACGCTGCTGAAGGCGCTCTGA